Proteins from a single region of Streptococcus mitis:
- a CDS encoding DUF3397 family protein has protein sequence MGMILMKLASILLLILTLVVCIIITKLFRLKKLGRNFADLAFPVLVFEYYLITAKTFTHNFLPRLGLALSLLAIILVFFFLLKKRSFYYPKFIKFFWRAGFLVTLVMYIEMIVELFLMK, from the coding sequence ATGGGTATGATTTTAATGAAATTAGCATCTATTTTATTATTGATACTGACCTTAGTAGTCTGCATTATCATAACCAAACTTTTTAGATTAAAAAAACTAGGACGAAACTTTGCGGATTTGGCTTTTCCAGTCTTGGTATTTGAGTATTACTTGATTACAGCTAAAACCTTTACCCATAATTTCCTCCCTAGACTAGGCCTAGCCCTCTCACTCCTAGCTATTATTCTCGTTTTTTTCTTCCTTCTGAAAAAACGCAGTTTTTACTATCCTAAATTCATCAAATTTTTCTGGCGTGCAGGATTTTTAGTAACCCTTGTCATGTATATCGAGATGATTGTTGAATTGTTCTTAATGAAATAA
- a CDS encoding TIGR01212 family radical SAM protein (This family includes YhcC from E. coli K-12, an uncharacterized radical SAM protein.) has translation MKVMKSYNTLNDYYRKLFGEKTFKVPIDAGFDCPNRDGTVAHGGCTFCTVSGSGDAIVAPDAPIREQFYKEIDFMHRKWPDVQKYLVYFQNFTNTHEKMEVIRERYEQAINEPGVVGINIGTRPDCLPDETIEYLAELSERMHVTVELGLQTTYETTSDLINRAHSYELYVETVKRLRKYPKIEIVSHLINGLPGETHEMMIENVRRCITDNDIQGIKLHLLHLMTNTRMQRDYHEGRLQLMSQDEYVKVICDQLEIIPKHIVIHRITGDAPRDMLIGPMWSLNKWEVLNAIETEMRRRGSVQGCKSVKQEF, from the coding sequence ATGAAAGTTATGAAATCTTATAACACCTTGAATGATTATTATCGAAAACTCTTTGGAGAAAAGACCTTTAAAGTCCCTATTGACGCGGGGTTTGACTGTCCCAATCGTGATGGAACTGTGGCTCATGGAGGCTGTACTTTTTGTACGGTTTCAGGTTCTGGAGATGCTATTGTCGCACCGGATGCGCCTATTCGTGAGCAATTTTATAAGGAAATTGACTTTATGCACCGTAAGTGGCCGGATGTTCAGAAGTATCTGGTTTATTTTCAAAATTTTACCAACACCCATGAAAAGATGGAAGTCATCCGAGAGCGCTATGAGCAAGCTATCAATGAGCCAGGTGTAGTAGGAATCAATATTGGAACGCGCCCAGACTGTTTACCAGACGAAACCATCGAATATTTGGCTGAGTTGTCGGAACGCATGCATGTGACGGTTGAATTGGGCTTGCAGACCACTTATGAAACAACCTCTGACCTGATTAATCGTGCCCATTCTTATGAATTGTACGTGGAAACGGTCAAGCGTTTGAGAAAGTATCCCAAGATTGAGATTGTTTCCCATCTTATTAATGGCTTGCCTGGTGAAACCCATGAGATGATGATTGAAAATGTCCGCCGTTGTATCACGGATAACGATATTCAAGGAATTAAACTGCACTTGCTTCACCTGATGACCAATACGCGTATGCAACGAGATTATCACGAAGGACGTTTACAGTTGATGAGTCAGGATGAATATGTTAAGGTCATCTGTGACCAACTGGAAATCATTCCCAAGCATATCGTCATCCATCGAATCACAGGAGATGCGCCTAGGGATATGCTGATTGGGCCTATGTGGAGCCTCAATAAATGGGAAGTGCTAAATGCTATTGAAACTGAAATGCGACGTCGTGGAAGTGTTCAAGGATGCAAGTCTGTAAAACAGGAGTTTTGA
- a CDS encoding tRNA (mnm(5)s(2)U34)-methyltransferase, which yields MKRPLEMAHDFLAEVVTQSDIVVDATMGNGHDTLFLAKLAKKVYAFDIQEQALEKTQERLDQAGMTNAQLILQGHETLDQFVTEAKAGIFNLGYLPSADKSVITRPQTTIEALEKLCHLLVKGGRIAIMIYYGHEGGDLERDAVLDFVSQLNQQEYTAAIYRTLNQVNNPPFLVMIEKLERYRHG from the coding sequence ATGAAAAGACCACTTGAGATGGCACATGATTTTTTGGCTGAGGTTGTAACTCAGAGTGATATCGTAGTGGATGCGACCATGGGAAATGGTCATGACACGCTTTTTCTAGCCAAGCTAGCCAAGAAAGTCTATGCCTTTGATATTCAGGAACAAGCCTTGGAAAAGACTCAGGAGCGTTTGGACCAGGCTGGAATGACAAATGCCCAGTTGATTTTACAAGGGCACGAGACACTGGACCAGTTTGTGACAGAAGCCAAGGCAGGGATTTTTAATCTGGGCTATTTGCCGTCAGCTGATAAGTCAGTCATCACCCGACCTCAGACAACGATTGAAGCATTAGAAAAGCTGTGTCATTTGCTTGTCAAAGGTGGACGAATTGCTATCATGATCTACTATGGTCATGAAGGAGGCGATCTAGAGAGGGATGCTGTCTTGGATTTTGTTAGCCAGTTGAACCAACAAGAGTACACAGCTGCCATTTACCGAACTTTAAACCAAGTCAACAACCCACCATTTTTAGTGATGATTGAGAAATTAGAGAGATATAGACATGGATAA
- a CDS encoding cation:proton antiporter: MELLIYLILFLLVLIVSSTTNKLLPFLPLPLVQILLGIVIGLFLPNTDFHLNTELFLALVIGPLLFRESEEADITAILKHWRIIVYLIFPVIFISTLSLGGLAHLLWLSLPLAACLAVGAALGPTDLVAFASLSERFSFPKRVSNILKGEGLLNDASGLVAFQVALAAWTTGTFSLGQAGSSLIFSILGGFLIGFLTAMTNRFLHTFLLSVRATDIASELLLELSLPLVTFFLAEEVHVSGIIAVVVAGILKASRFKKITLLEAQVDTVTETVWHTVTFMLNGSVFVILGMELEMIAEPILTNPIYNPLLLLVSLIALTFVLFAIRFVMIYGYYTYRTRRLKKKLNKYMKDMLLLTFSGVKGTVSIATILLIPSNLEQEYPLLLFLVAGVTLVSFLTGLLVLPHLSDEQEESKDYLMHIAILNEVTLELEKELEDTRNKLPLYAAIDNYHGRIENLILSQENKGAQEDWEALKLLILSIESDGLEQAYEEGKMSERAYRVYQRYLKNMEQGINRKFASRLTYYFLVSLRILRFLLHEVFTFGKTFRSWKNEESQKLRALDYDQIAELYLENTEMIIESLENLKGVYKSSLISFMQDSRLRETAIITSGAFVERVINRVKPNNIDEMLRGYYLERKLIFEYEEKRLITAKYAKKLRQNVNNLENYSLKEAANTLPYDMMELVRRN; this comes from the coding sequence GTGGAATTACTGATTTACCTCATCCTATTTTTACTGGTCTTGATTGTTTCAAGTACAACCAATAAGCTCCTGCCCTTTTTGCCGCTTCCATTGGTTCAAATTCTTTTGGGAATTGTGATTGGTCTCTTTTTACCAAATACTGACTTTCATCTCAATACGGAGTTGTTTTTGGCTCTGGTTATCGGGCCCTTGCTTTTCCGAGAGTCCGAAGAAGCAGATATTACGGCTATTTTAAAACACTGGCGAATCATTGTCTATCTCATATTTCCAGTGATTTTCATCTCGACCCTGAGTTTGGGTGGCTTGGCTCATCTTCTTTGGCTCAGCCTTCCCTTGGCAGCTTGCTTGGCTGTTGGGGCAGCCCTTGGCCCTACGGACTTGGTGGCCTTTGCCTCTCTTTCGGAGCGCTTTAGCTTTCCTAAGCGCGTGTCCAATATTCTCAAAGGTGAAGGACTCTTGAATGATGCTTCTGGCTTGGTGGCCTTTCAGGTTGCCTTGGCCGCTTGGACAACAGGAACCTTTTCACTTGGGCAAGCGGGTAGCTCGCTCATCTTTTCAATTCTAGGTGGTTTTCTGATTGGCTTTTTAACAGCCATGACCAATCGTTTCCTCCATACTTTTTTGTTAAGTGTGCGCGCAACGGATATAGCTAGTGAGCTCCTTCTGGAATTGAGTTTGCCTCTAGTGACCTTCTTTCTAGCAGAAGAAGTACACGTTTCTGGGATTATTGCCGTTGTAGTTGCGGGGATTTTAAAGGCAAGTCGCTTTAAGAAAATCACGCTTCTCGAAGCCCAAGTGGATACGGTGACCGAGACAGTCTGGCATACAGTAACCTTTATGCTCAACGGTTCTGTCTTTGTGATTTTGGGAATGGAGTTGGAAATGATAGCAGAGCCTATCTTGACCAATCCGATCTATAATCCCTTACTTTTATTGGTATCTCTTATAGCCCTTACCTTTGTCCTCTTTGCTATTCGTTTTGTCATGATTTATGGCTATTATACCTATAGGACTAGACGTCTCAAGAAAAAGCTAAATAAGTATATGAAGGACATGCTTCTCTTGACCTTCTCAGGTGTTAAGGGAACGGTGTCGATTGCTACGATTCTTCTGATACCAAGTAATTTAGAGCAGGAGTATCCTCTCTTGCTTTTCCTTGTCGCAGGTGTGACGCTTGTCAGCTTTTTAACAGGTCTCTTGGTCTTGCCTCATCTTTCTGATGAACAGGAAGAAAGCAAGGACTATCTCATGCATATCGCTATTTTGAATGAAGTGACGCTAGAGTTGGAGAAAGAGTTGGAAGATACCAGGAATAAGCTCCCTCTCTATGCAGCCATTGACAATTATCATGGACGTATTGAAAATCTCATCCTGAGTCAGGAAAATAAGGGGGCTCAAGAAGACTGGGAGGCCTTGAAACTTCTTATCCTCAGTATTGAAAGTGATGGATTGGAACAGGCTTATGAAGAAGGCAAGATGAGTGAGCGTGCTTATCGGGTCTACCAACGTTATTTGAAAAACATGGAACAAGGTATTAATCGCAAATTTGCTTCACGGTTGACCTATTATTTCCTTGTTTCCTTGCGGATTTTACGTTTTCTCCTTCACGAAGTATTTACCTTTGGCAAGACCTTTCGCAGTTGGAAAAATGAAGAATCACAGAAACTCAGAGCCCTTGACTATGACCAAATTGCAGAGCTCTATCTAGAAAATACAGAGATGATTATCGAAAGTTTGGAGAACCTAAAAGGGGTTTATAAGAGTTCTTTGATCAGCTTCATGCAGGATTCTCGTCTCCGAGAAACAGCTATTATCACCAGTGGTGCTTTTGTCGAACGGGTTATCAACCGTGTCAAACCCAACAATATCGATGAAATGCTGAGAGGCTATTATCTGGAGCGCAAGTTGATTTTCGAATATGAAGAAAAACGATTGATTACGGCCAAGTATGCCAAGAAATTACGACAAAATGTGAATAACTTAGAGAACTATTCTCTGAAGGAAGCTGCCAATACTCTGCCTTATGATATGATGGAATTGGTAAGAAGAAATTAA
- a CDS encoding YihY/virulence factor BrkB family protein produces MKKWWKELIDKPLVKAFLHYYQASDSELTSVAVAYYWLISIFPLLLVVVNILPYFQIPVSNFLKVVSEFLPDTVYDVVAKIITEVLTQPSTGLLSFAVLSALWTFSKSMNFLQKAFNKAYGVAKNRGMISHQLMSLFVSFGLQILFALALFLSVFGRMLLNLIKSYWQSDSPLFAYLQDLTGPLVYALIFAILVMIYYFLPNVKVRRIRNVLPGSTFVLLTLVLLLNIFSVYVNNYVNHLVDVRFFSSIVVVVMMFWFILIAKILIVGAVINASVQSLKDPSLRTD; encoded by the coding sequence ATGAAGAAGTGGTGGAAAGAGCTGATAGACAAGCCTTTAGTAAAAGCTTTTTTGCATTATTATCAAGCATCAGATAGTGAGTTGACCAGCGTCGCAGTGGCCTACTATTGGTTGATTTCGATTTTCCCCCTGCTTTTGGTGGTGGTCAATATCCTCCCCTATTTTCAGATTCCAGTTTCTAATTTTTTAAAGGTTGTCAGTGAATTCTTGCCAGATACGGTTTATGATGTGGTCGCAAAGATTATTACAGAGGTGCTGACCCAACCTTCAACGGGTTTGTTGAGTTTTGCGGTTTTGTCAGCCCTCTGGACCTTTTCAAAATCCATGAACTTCTTGCAGAAAGCCTTTAATAAAGCTTACGGAGTAGCTAAAAATCGTGGAATGATTTCTCATCAGCTCATGAGTTTGTTTGTCAGTTTTGGTCTGCAGATTCTCTTTGCTTTAGCTCTCTTTCTGAGTGTCTTTGGTCGCATGCTCCTCAACCTTATCAAAAGCTACTGGCAATCGGATAGTCCTCTCTTTGCTTATCTGCAAGACCTGACAGGCCCCTTGGTCTATGCCTTGATTTTTGCCATCTTGGTTATGATTTATTATTTCCTGCCCAATGTTAAGGTGCGACGAATTCGAAATGTATTACCAGGTAGTACCTTTGTCTTGTTGACTCTGGTATTACTGCTCAATATTTTTTCAGTCTATGTCAACAACTATGTTAATCACCTCGTGGACGTCCGTTTCTTCAGTTCCATCGTCGTGGTGGTTATGATGTTTTGGTTTATTCTCATCGCTAAGATTTTGATTGTCGGAGCAGTGATCAATGCCAGTGTTCAGAGTTTGAAAGATCCGAGTTTGAGAACAGACTAA
- the queA gene encoding tRNA preQ1(34) S-adenosylmethionine ribosyltransferase-isomerase QueA: MNTADFDFHLPEELIAQTPLEKRDASKLLIVNRETREMQDKHFHSIIDMLEPGDALVMNDTRVLPARLYGQKEETGGHVELLLLKNTAGDEWEVLAKPAKRLKVGTRVSFGDGRLSAVVTEELTHGGRIVCFEYQGIFLEVLESLGEMPLPPYIHEKLDDRERYQTVYAKESGSAAAPTAGLHFTKELLTEIQAKGVHLVYLTLHVGLGTFRPVSVDNLDEHEMHSEFYQLSEEAAATLRTVKENGGRVIAVGTTSIRTLETIGSKFDGQIQADSGWTNIFIKPGYQWKVVDAFSTNFHLPKSTLVMLVSAFTGRELVLDAYHHAIQEHYRFFSFGDAMFIY, from the coding sequence ATGAATACAGCTGATTTTGATTTCCACTTGCCAGAAGAATTGATTGCCCAAACACCTCTTGAAAAACGAGATGCCTCTAAACTCCTTATCGTCAATCGTGAGACGAGAGAAATGCAGGATAAACACTTCCACTCTATTATTGATATGCTGGAACCTGGTGATGCCCTTGTAATGAACGACACCCGTGTTCTCCCTGCTCGTCTCTATGGTCAAAAAGAGGAGACAGGAGGCCATGTGGAACTTCTCCTCCTAAAAAACACTGCTGGAGATGAGTGGGAAGTGCTGGCTAAACCTGCCAAACGCCTCAAGGTCGGTACTCGCGTCAGCTTTGGTGATGGTCGTCTCAGCGCTGTCGTTACGGAAGAATTGACCCACGGGGGCCGTATTGTCTGCTTTGAATACCAAGGAATTTTCCTAGAAGTCTTGGAAAGTCTGGGAGAAATGCCTCTACCACCTTATATCCATGAAAAACTGGATGACCGTGAACGCTATCAAACCGTCTACGCTAAAGAAAGTGGCTCTGCTGCTGCACCGACTGCTGGATTGCACTTCACCAAAGAACTGCTGACAGAAATCCAAGCTAAAGGTGTTCATCTGGTCTATTTGACTCTCCATGTCGGGCTCGGAACCTTTAGACCTGTTTCTGTGGATAATCTGGACGAACACGAAATGCACTCAGAATTCTATCAACTTTCTGAGGAAGCAGCGGCCACCCTTCGCACTGTTAAGGAAAATGGTGGTCGTGTCATCGCTGTTGGAACCACTTCAATCCGCACACTGGAGACTATCGGTTCCAAATTTGATGGGCAAATCCAAGCAGATTCTGGCTGGACCAATATCTTTATCAAACCTGGATACCAATGGAAGGTTGTAGATGCCTTTTCAACCAACTTCCACCTGCCAAAATCAACTCTGGTCATGTTGGTTTCTGCCTTTACCGGCCGTGAATTAGTCTTAGATGCTTACCACCATGCCATCCAAGAACACTACCGCTTCTTTAGTTTTGGTGATGCCATGTTTATCTATTAA
- a CDS encoding glucosamine-6-phosphate deaminase yields MKVIKVENQIEGGKVAFEILKEKLANGAQTLGLATGSSPLEFYKEIVESDLDFSNLTSVNLDEYVGLDGDNPQSYRYFMQENLFNQKPFKESFLPRGVKDNAEAEVERYNQILADHPVDLQILGIGRNGHIGFNEPGTPFDSQTHLVELDQSTIEANARFFEKIEDVPTQAISMGIKNILDAKSIILFAYGESKAEAIAGTVFGPVTESLPASSLQNHPDVTIIADAEALSLLEK; encoded by the coding sequence ATGAAAGTTATTAAAGTTGAAAACCAAATCGAAGGTGGAAAAGTTGCTTTTGAGATTTTGAAGGAGAAATTAGCCAATGGCGCTCAAACATTGGGACTTGCGACAGGAAGCAGCCCACTTGAATTTTACAAGGAAATCGTTGAAAGTGACCTTGATTTTTCAAATCTAACCAGTGTAAACCTTGATGAGTATGTAGGACTTGATGGCGACAACCCACAGTCTTATCGTTACTTCATGCAAGAAAACTTGTTTAACCAAAAACCATTTAAAGAAAGTTTCTTGCCTCGTGGGGTTAAGGATAATGCTGAAGCTGAAGTTGAACGCTACAACCAAATTTTGGCTGATCATCCAGTGGACCTTCAAATCTTGGGAATCGGTCGCAATGGACATATCGGCTTTAATGAACCTGGTACTCCATTTGACAGTCAAACACACCTAGTCGAACTTGACCAGTCTACTATCGAAGCCAATGCTCGCTTCTTTGAAAAGATTGAAGATGTTCCAACCCAAGCCATCTCAATGGGAATTAAAAATATCTTGGATGCCAAGTCAATTATTCTCTTTGCTTACGGTGAGTCGAAAGCAGAAGCCATTGCCGGAACAGTGTTTGGACCAGTGACTGAGAGTCTACCAGCAAGTAGCCTGCAAAATCACCCTGATGTGACGATCATTGCAGATGCTGAAGCCCTCAGCTTACTTGAAAAATAA
- the rpsU gene encoding 30S ribosomal protein S21 produces the protein MSKTVVRKNESLDDALRRFKRAVTKAGTLQETRKREFYEKPSVKRKRKSEAARKRKKF, from the coding sequence ATGTCTAAAACAGTAGTACGTAAGAATGAATCTCTTGACGACGCACTTCGTCGTTTCAAACGTGCGGTTACTAAAGCTGGTACTCTTCAAGAAACACGCAAACGTGAATTCTATGAAAAACCTTCTGTAAAACGTAAACGTAAATCAGAAGCAGCTCGTAAACGTAAAAAATTCTAA